A window of Puntigrus tetrazona isolate hp1 chromosome 11, ASM1883169v1, whole genome shotgun sequence contains these coding sequences:
- the LOC122353817 gene encoding proline-rich transmembrane protein 3 encodes MYLVTFSTDKELDNKEDMEASQDTEYTASKHNLNSTTKTEMLGNNGTLVTTLDLTVGEERYGTNHPPAATPPLQTGKERREETTSDLPVQSSSTTPSVLQATNRATDYSKNKDDEKPKWFGSLLGLLTEYNPSDVIGTCILGPCVVSTGGNVTRLQWEDLKRTLTFAWELHVYGSAVLFLLVVVAATFGVISGANMHYPFCEAFTLANILLLLAGLLRSVHLIIDPYGSRSILPRPALTALYNLPVPLLLWAQATLALLALREETSPQRLSVTGGLAALHCTSLMLADLLSKTLSPALPLMLQTLTICWGLPLCLGIFFQSLRQLYVSHRTPLPRWSAPKRLENSVRRVLLLCALLGVLSCALQIYSFLWLYGLLGDWRRFGWGWWLGQLSARLLELAWSFSLLLLGSRVFWRPQGSKQTAERAGKKKQVSRWNRLLDRLPMGPWRRPDRNWAELLPNNWKNHKQSRANVSPSVIRNQATPATSIMTVHDNTGGLSGGVLYSSSYDHHASPLWTSGVEWQEHECFLSLIEFDLQPPSPINLHHSIDKALHHAHMLGVGTLFTPSAPSWTQNERSSGPLCDNAASPSSPTNKAYRWALDNGLSPKHLGTVVQQTQVSVIEPPASLTPETARKVWEKDMTIPRVTANDDCTSLSSEDDVTNF; translated from the exons ATGTATTTAGTGACATTTAGTACAGATAAAGAGTTGGACAACAAAGAAGACATGGAGGCCTCTCAAGATACAGAGTACACTGCATCCAAACACAATTTAAACTCAACCACAAAGACTGAAATGCTGGGAAACAATGGCACCCTTGTGACCACGCTTGATCTCACAGTGGGAGAGGAACGTTATGGCACCAACCATCCGCCTGCAGCCACACCTCCATTACAGACTG GCAAGGAGAGACGTGAAGAGACTACATCTGATTTACCAGTGCAGTCATCATCCACAACTCCATCTGTTTTACAGGCAACAAACAGAGCCACAGATTACTCAAAAAACAAAG ATGACGAAAAGCCAAAATGGTTTGGAAGTTTATTGGGACTATTAACAGAGTACAACCCGTCTGATGTCATAGGTACATGCATACTGGGACCATGTGTGGTCTCCACTGGCGGCAATGTGACCCGGCTACAGTGGGAGGACTTAAAACGGACACTAACCTTTGCTTGGGAGCTTCATGTGTATGGTTCAGCTGTATTGTTTCTTTTGGTGGTTGTAGCTGCAACCTTCGGAGTGATCAGTGGGGCTAATATGCACTATCCGTTTTGCGAGGCCTTCACCCTTGCTAACATCTTACTTCTGCTAGCAGGTCTGCTTCGATCTGTACACCTCATAATTGACCCATATGGTTCCAGAAGCATTCTGCCTCGGCCCGCCCTCACAGCTTTGTATAACTTACCTGTTCCCTTATTGCTCTGGGCCCAAGCCACACTGGCACTTCTTGCTTTGAGAGAAGAAACATCACCACAGCGGCTTTCGGTGACTGGGGGGCTGGCAGCACTGCACTGTACCTCCCTCATGTTGGCTGACCTGCTATCCAAAACCTTATCACCAGCACTGCCATTAATGCTGCAGACACTTACTATTTGTTGGGGGTTACCACTTTGTTTAGGAATCTTTTTCCAGTCTCTAAGGCAACTCTACGTCTCCCATAGGACCCCACTACCAAGGTGGAGTGCCCCGAAGCGCTTAGAAAACAGTGTCAGGCGTGTGCTGTTGCTGTGTGCCCTACTCGGAGTGCTCTCTTGTGCATTGCAAATCTATAGTTTCCTTTGGCTGTATGGGTTACTTGGGGACTGGCGCAGATTTGGGTGGGGCTGGTGGCTTGGGCAGCTCTCTGCTCGACTTCTTGAGCTGGCCTGGAGTTTCTCTCTTTTACTATTGGGATCTCGGGTGTTCTGGAGACCACAAGGAAGTAAGCAGACAGCTGAGAGAGCAGGGAAGAAGAAACAGGTGTCACGCTGGAACAGGCTATTGGATAGGTTACCAATGGGGCCTTGGAGAAGACCGGACAGGAACTGGGCTGAACTGTTGCCGAATAACTGGAAAAATCACAAGCAGTCTCGTGCAAATGTCAGCCCTTCGGTCATCAGAAACCAAGCCACTCCAGCGACCTCAATAATGACTGTGCATGACAACACTGGAGGTCTTAGTGGAGGCGTCCTATACAGCAGCAGTTATGACCATCACGCCTCTCCTCTGTGGACTAGTGGTGTGGAATGGCAAGAACACGAGTGCTTTCTCTCACTTATTGAGTTTGACCTTCAGCCCCCTTCACCCATCAACCTCCATCATAGCATTGACAAGGCCCTCCATCATGCCCACATGCTCGGTGTTGGTACCCTTTTCACTCCTTCAGCACCTTCCTGGACCCAAAATGAAAGATCAAGTGGTCCGCTCTGTGATAATGCTGCGTCACCCTCCTCCCCAACTAACAAAGCCTATAGGTGGGCTTTAGATAATGGCTTGAGTCCTAAGCATCTTGGCACTGTGGTACAACAGACTCAAGTGTCTGTGATTGAGCCCCCAGCTTCCTTAACTCCAGAGACTGCCAGAAAAGTGTGGGAGAAAGATATGACCATCCCAAGAGTCACTGCAAATGATGACTGCACCAGCTTATCGAGTGAAGATGATGTCACTAATTTTTGA
- the LOC122353821 gene encoding uncharacterized protein LOC122353821 — translation MPWAKYLLLFTVCVMMLSSSIKADSKAFSETGAYGAVSENTVYFGKLLIGGESTVSDSDTRTSGLRSLKSNYGKSHLVKTKLQHRSPSVQCSNDSMILRIPGSRTPNVLVDRGEESPVPLLEMPASCGFSLKRVRRDLSFVAPYRGCNVRRQGGNFVLPLIIMGTRTQISCPVSACLPDVSCSSSGMTFSLGVRANDVKVKVDGSWQPLLMTLSQCSFELDTTDDSLVVTAPFTGSCLEMTDTEWQLPLMYGDREVTISCRLAQPTTAPTTPPTRDPHMQMFGPFPFRPSWYPPYPGVRSTLPPTVPRTTATPLQYPIYPWPYFFSKRDPPYWPQKPYPFPMYPPFYGPLYPDPLVVPRSPKSVSWYRSRK, via the exons ATGCCTTGGGCAAAATACCTCTTACTTTTCACAGTGTGTGTAATGATGCTGAGCTCTTCTATAAAGGCTGATTCTAAGGCCTTTTCTGAAACTGGTGCTTATGGAGCAGTCTCGGAAAACACAGTCTATTTTGGCAAACTTTTAATTGGTGGAGAAAGTACAGTATCTGATAGTGACACACGAACATCTGGATTGAGGTCACTGAAGTCAAATTATG GGAAGTCTCACCTTGTTAAAACAAAGCTGCAACATCGGAGTCCATCTGTGCAGTGTAGCAATGATTCAATGATCCTGCGCATTCCAGGATCAAGAACCCCAAACGTTTTGGTTGATCGAG GAGAGGAGTCACCAGTGCCTTTGTTGGAGATGCCAGCCAGCTGTGGCTTCTCACTGAAGAGAGTACGTAGGGATCTCTCTTTTGTTGCTCCATACCGGGGCTGTAACGTCAGACGACAG GGTGGAAATTTTGTTCTGCCACTCATTATAATGGGAACTCGAACGCAAATATCTTGTCCCGTGAGTGCTTGTCTCCCTGACGTGTCCTGCTCTTCCTCTGGCATGACTTTCTCACTTGGGGTCAGAGCTAATGATGTTAAAGTTAAAG TGGATGGATCATGGCAACCCCTGCTTATGACACTCTCTCAATGCTCATTCGAATTGGACACTACTGACGATTCGCTGGTTGTCACTGCACCGTTCACAGGAAGCTGTCTGGAAATGACG GACACTGAATGGCAACTCCCTTTGATGTACGGAGATCGAGAGGTGACCATTTCCTGCCGCCTGGCACAGCCAACGACCGCCCCAACCACGCCTCCTACCCGTGACCCACACATGCAAATGTTTGGACCTTTCCCTTTTAGACCTTCGTGGTATCCTCCATATCCTGGTGTACGTTCTACCCTGCCTCCCACTGTCCCACGTACAACAGCTACTCCACTCCAATATCCCATCTATCCCTGGCCATACTTTTTCTCTAAACGTGACCCCCCATACTGGCCACAGAAGCCGTATCCATTTCCAATGTACCCGCCATTCTATGGTCCTCTGTATCCGGATCCACTCGTCGTTCCCCGCAGCCCTAAATCAGTTTCCTGGTACAGGTCTcgtaaatga
- the tmcc1b gene encoding transmembrane and coiled-coil domains protein 1b isoform X1 translates to MDQGGTEQPGAEEPDSGGRAEREVSRRASEPDHGLSKITHNALENMGALGHGLKHFFQPQRRRSSVSPHDYASSSTGPIPEPPEAGPELGEAPVVAVAAPNSDLHASAPPAALSRVLQQIRGPPMMKRGTSLQSRRSKAGGGGEPPQKGSPQIHRRSTQETLLQAGRPRSSSTTDTPSSPALADMLLTSGYHSTEEADRQDRLEVSGPAVSPNALSTSSDGGQYGVDSVDGTPDPQRTKQAIAQLQQKILKLTEQIKIEQTARDDNVAEYLKLANNADKQQSARIKQVFEKKNQKSAQTIQQLQRKLEHYHRKLREVEHNGIPRQPKDVLRDMHQGLKDVGAKVTGGLSSISQATHSAAGAVVSKPREFASLIRNKFGSADNISALKDSLDEQQGPDEPVTSTRTAGTRTPGPGQLQSSPKYGSEDDCSSATSGSAGANSTTGAPGGPPSSKGNTLEHGQSSGFDALLHEIQELKDNQNRLEESFENLKSHYQRDYTEIMQALQEERYRCERLEEQLNDLTELHQNEIHNLKQELASMEEKIAYQSNERARDIQEALEACQTRISKMELQQQQQQVVQLEGLENATARTLLGKLINVLLAVMAVLLVFVSTVANCVVPLMKTRSRTLSTLLLVVILAFLWRNWEAMSQYLDRFLLHPR, encoded by the exons ATGGACCAGGGTGGTACCGAGCAGCCTGGGGCGGAGGAGCCAGACTCTGGGGGTCGAGCAGAGCGGGAGGTGAGCAGAAGGGCATCCGAGCCTGATCATGGCCTGTCCAAAATTACCCACAATGCCTTGGAGAACATGGGCGCGCTGGGCCATGGCCTGAAGCACTTCTTCCAACCCCAGCGCAGACGCTCGTCCGTCTCGCCACACGACTACGCCTCTTCCTCCACAGGCCCCATCCCTGAGCCCCCAGAAGCAGGGCCAGAGTTGGGGGAAGCGCCTGTCGTGGCGGTCGCCGCCCCTAACTCTGACCTCCACGCTTCGGCCCCCCCTGCAGCTCTGAGCCGTGTGCTGCAGCAGATTCGAGGCCCCCCCATGATGAAGAGAGGGACCAGTCTGCAGAGCCGCCGCAGCAAGGCAGGGGGGGGAGGGGAGCCCCCCCAGAAAGGCAGCCCCCAGATCCACAGGCGCAGTACCCAGGAGACCTTGCTGCAGGCGGGACGGCCAcgctcctcctccaccaccgATACACCCAGCAGCCCAGCTTTGGCAGACATGTTGCTGACCTCGGGGTACCACTCAACCGAGGAGGCTGATCGG CAAGACCGTTTGGAGGTGTCAGGTCCTGCCGTGTCTCCCAATGCTCTGTCAACCAGCTCAGACGGCGGTCAGTACGGTGTGGATTCGGTGGATGGAACTCCAGACCCTCAGCGCACCAAGCAGGCCATCGCTCAGCTACAGCAGAAGATCCTCAAACTCACAGAGCAGATCAAAATCGAACAAACGGCAAGAGACGACAATGTAGCTGAATACCTGAAGCTGGCCAACAATGCAGACAAACAGCAGAGCGCTCGCATCAAGCAAGTGTTCGAGAAGAAGAACCAGAAGTCTGCGCAGACCATCCAGCAGCTGCAGAGGAAGCTAGAGCATTACCACCGCAAGCTCAGAGAGGTGGAACACAATGGAATACCACGGCAGCCCAAAGATGTCCTGCGAGACATGCACCAGGGTTTAAAGGATGTTGGTGCCAAG GTAACCGGTGGCCTCTCTAGTATCTCTCAGGCAACGCACTCTGCTGCGGGAGCAGTCGTGTCTAAACCTCGTGAGTTTGCCTCTCTCATCCGCAACAAGTTTGGAAGTGCAGACAACATCTCTGCTCTAAAAGACTCTCTGGATGAACAACAAGGGCCTGATGAGCCTGTAACAAGTACACGGACAGCAGGCACAAGGACTCCAGGACCTGGGCAGCTGCAATCCAGCCCAAAATACGGCAGTGAGGATGATTGCTCCAGTGCTACGTCAGGGTCGGCAGGAGCAAATAGCACCACGGGGGCACCTGGGGGCCCTCCGAGCTCAAAGGGTAATACATTGGAGCATGGCCAGAGTTCAGGCTTTGATGCACTGCTGCATGAGATTCAGGAACTGAAGGACAACCAGAATCGACTAGAAGAATCCTTTGAAAACCTGAAGAGTCACTATCAGAGAGACTACACAGAAATCATGCAGGCCCTGCAAGAAGAGAGATACAG GTGTGAACGCCTAGAGGAGCAGTTGAATGATTTAACAGAACTGCATCAAAATGAGATTCACAACTTGAAGCAGGAGCTAGCCAGCATGGAGGAGAAAATTGCATACCAGTCTAATGAACGAGCCAGAGACATACAG GAGGCGCTAGAGGCCTGTCAGACGCGCATCTCTAAGATGGAGCTTcaacagcagcaacagcaaGTGGTTCAGTTGGAAGGTTTGGAAAATGCCACAGCACGCACTTTACTTGGCAAACTCATCAACGTGCTGCTGGCCGTCATGGCGGTGCTCCTAGTATTCGTCTCGACGGTCGCAAACTGTGTAGTTCCGCTGATGAAAACACGTAGCCGTACACTTTCCACATTGCTCCTTGTGGTAATCTTGGCTTTTCTGTGGCGGAATTGGGAAGCCATGTCGCAGTACCTGGACCGGTTTCTGCTGCACCCCAGATGA
- the tmcc1b gene encoding transmembrane and coiled-coil domains protein 1b isoform X2: MMKRGTSLQSRRSKAGGGGEPPQKGSPQIHRRSTQETLLQAGRPRSSSTTDTPSSPALADMLLTSGYHSTEEADRQDRLEVSGPAVSPNALSTSSDGGQYGVDSVDGTPDPQRTKQAIAQLQQKILKLTEQIKIEQTARDDNVAEYLKLANNADKQQSARIKQVFEKKNQKSAQTIQQLQRKLEHYHRKLREVEHNGIPRQPKDVLRDMHQGLKDVGAKVTGGLSSISQATHSAAGAVVSKPREFASLIRNKFGSADNISALKDSLDEQQGPDEPVTSTRTAGTRTPGPGQLQSSPKYGSEDDCSSATSGSAGANSTTGAPGGPPSSKGNTLEHGQSSGFDALLHEIQELKDNQNRLEESFENLKSHYQRDYTEIMQALQEERYRCERLEEQLNDLTELHQNEIHNLKQELASMEEKIAYQSNERARDIQEALEACQTRISKMELQQQQQQVVQLEGLENATARTLLGKLINVLLAVMAVLLVFVSTVANCVVPLMKTRSRTLSTLLLVVILAFLWRNWEAMSQYLDRFLLHPR, from the exons ATGATGAAGAGAGGGACCAGTCTGCAGAGCCGCCGCAGCAAGGCAGGGGGGGGAGGGGAGCCCCCCCAGAAAGGCAGCCCCCAGATCCACAGGCGCAGTACCCAGGAGACCTTGCTGCAGGCGGGACGGCCAcgctcctcctccaccaccgATACACCCAGCAGCCCAGCTTTGGCAGACATGTTGCTGACCTCGGGGTACCACTCAACCGAGGAGGCTGATCGG CAAGACCGTTTGGAGGTGTCAGGTCCTGCCGTGTCTCCCAATGCTCTGTCAACCAGCTCAGACGGCGGTCAGTACGGTGTGGATTCGGTGGATGGAACTCCAGACCCTCAGCGCACCAAGCAGGCCATCGCTCAGCTACAGCAGAAGATCCTCAAACTCACAGAGCAGATCAAAATCGAACAAACGGCAAGAGACGACAATGTAGCTGAATACCTGAAGCTGGCCAACAATGCAGACAAACAGCAGAGCGCTCGCATCAAGCAAGTGTTCGAGAAGAAGAACCAGAAGTCTGCGCAGACCATCCAGCAGCTGCAGAGGAAGCTAGAGCATTACCACCGCAAGCTCAGAGAGGTGGAACACAATGGAATACCACGGCAGCCCAAAGATGTCCTGCGAGACATGCACCAGGGTTTAAAGGATGTTGGTGCCAAG GTAACCGGTGGCCTCTCTAGTATCTCTCAGGCAACGCACTCTGCTGCGGGAGCAGTCGTGTCTAAACCTCGTGAGTTTGCCTCTCTCATCCGCAACAAGTTTGGAAGTGCAGACAACATCTCTGCTCTAAAAGACTCTCTGGATGAACAACAAGGGCCTGATGAGCCTGTAACAAGTACACGGACAGCAGGCACAAGGACTCCAGGACCTGGGCAGCTGCAATCCAGCCCAAAATACGGCAGTGAGGATGATTGCTCCAGTGCTACGTCAGGGTCGGCAGGAGCAAATAGCACCACGGGGGCACCTGGGGGCCCTCCGAGCTCAAAGGGTAATACATTGGAGCATGGCCAGAGTTCAGGCTTTGATGCACTGCTGCATGAGATTCAGGAACTGAAGGACAACCAGAATCGACTAGAAGAATCCTTTGAAAACCTGAAGAGTCACTATCAGAGAGACTACACAGAAATCATGCAGGCCCTGCAAGAAGAGAGATACAG GTGTGAACGCCTAGAGGAGCAGTTGAATGATTTAACAGAACTGCATCAAAATGAGATTCACAACTTGAAGCAGGAGCTAGCCAGCATGGAGGAGAAAATTGCATACCAGTCTAATGAACGAGCCAGAGACATACAG GAGGCGCTAGAGGCCTGTCAGACGCGCATCTCTAAGATGGAGCTTcaacagcagcaacagcaaGTGGTTCAGTTGGAAGGTTTGGAAAATGCCACAGCACGCACTTTACTTGGCAAACTCATCAACGTGCTGCTGGCCGTCATGGCGGTGCTCCTAGTATTCGTCTCGACGGTCGCAAACTGTGTAGTTCCGCTGATGAAAACACGTAGCCGTACACTTTCCACATTGCTCCTTGTGGTAATCTTGGCTTTTCTGTGGCGGAATTGGGAAGCCATGTCGCAGTACCTGGACCGGTTTCTGCTGCACCCCAGATGA
- the tmcc1b gene encoding transmembrane and coiled-coil domains protein 1b isoform X4, with protein MQDRLEVSGPAVSPNALSTSSDGGQYGVDSVDGTPDPQRTKQAIAQLQQKILKLTEQIKIEQTARDDNVAEYLKLANNADKQQSARIKQVFEKKNQKSAQTIQQLQRKLEHYHRKLREVEHNGIPRQPKDVLRDMHQGLKDVGAKVTGGLSSISQATHSAAGAVVSKPREFASLIRNKFGSADNISALKDSLDEQQGPDEPVTSTRTAGTRTPGPGQLQSSPKYGSEDDCSSATSGSAGANSTTGAPGGPPSSKGNTLEHGQSSGFDALLHEIQELKDNQNRLEESFENLKSHYQRDYTEIMQALQEERYRCERLEEQLNDLTELHQNEIHNLKQELASMEEKIAYQSNERARDIQEALEACQTRISKMELQQQQQQVVQLEGLENATARTLLGKLINVLLAVMAVLLVFVSTVANCVVPLMKTRSRTLSTLLLVVILAFLWRNWEAMSQYLDRFLLHPR; from the exons ATg CAAGACCGTTTGGAGGTGTCAGGTCCTGCCGTGTCTCCCAATGCTCTGTCAACCAGCTCAGACGGCGGTCAGTACGGTGTGGATTCGGTGGATGGAACTCCAGACCCTCAGCGCACCAAGCAGGCCATCGCTCAGCTACAGCAGAAGATCCTCAAACTCACAGAGCAGATCAAAATCGAACAAACGGCAAGAGACGACAATGTAGCTGAATACCTGAAGCTGGCCAACAATGCAGACAAACAGCAGAGCGCTCGCATCAAGCAAGTGTTCGAGAAGAAGAACCAGAAGTCTGCGCAGACCATCCAGCAGCTGCAGAGGAAGCTAGAGCATTACCACCGCAAGCTCAGAGAGGTGGAACACAATGGAATACCACGGCAGCCCAAAGATGTCCTGCGAGACATGCACCAGGGTTTAAAGGATGTTGGTGCCAAG GTAACCGGTGGCCTCTCTAGTATCTCTCAGGCAACGCACTCTGCTGCGGGAGCAGTCGTGTCTAAACCTCGTGAGTTTGCCTCTCTCATCCGCAACAAGTTTGGAAGTGCAGACAACATCTCTGCTCTAAAAGACTCTCTGGATGAACAACAAGGGCCTGATGAGCCTGTAACAAGTACACGGACAGCAGGCACAAGGACTCCAGGACCTGGGCAGCTGCAATCCAGCCCAAAATACGGCAGTGAGGATGATTGCTCCAGTGCTACGTCAGGGTCGGCAGGAGCAAATAGCACCACGGGGGCACCTGGGGGCCCTCCGAGCTCAAAGGGTAATACATTGGAGCATGGCCAGAGTTCAGGCTTTGATGCACTGCTGCATGAGATTCAGGAACTGAAGGACAACCAGAATCGACTAGAAGAATCCTTTGAAAACCTGAAGAGTCACTATCAGAGAGACTACACAGAAATCATGCAGGCCCTGCAAGAAGAGAGATACAG GTGTGAACGCCTAGAGGAGCAGTTGAATGATTTAACAGAACTGCATCAAAATGAGATTCACAACTTGAAGCAGGAGCTAGCCAGCATGGAGGAGAAAATTGCATACCAGTCTAATGAACGAGCCAGAGACATACAG GAGGCGCTAGAGGCCTGTCAGACGCGCATCTCTAAGATGGAGCTTcaacagcagcaacagcaaGTGGTTCAGTTGGAAGGTTTGGAAAATGCCACAGCACGCACTTTACTTGGCAAACTCATCAACGTGCTGCTGGCCGTCATGGCGGTGCTCCTAGTATTCGTCTCGACGGTCGCAAACTGTGTAGTTCCGCTGATGAAAACACGTAGCCGTACACTTTCCACATTGCTCCTTGTGGTAATCTTGGCTTTTCTGTGGCGGAATTGGGAAGCCATGTCGCAGTACCTGGACCGGTTTCTGCTGCACCCCAGATGA
- the tmcc1b gene encoding transmembrane and coiled-coil domains protein 1b isoform X3, whose amino-acid sequence MDCNESEPSLLQDRLEVSGPAVSPNALSTSSDGGQYGVDSVDGTPDPQRTKQAIAQLQQKILKLTEQIKIEQTARDDNVAEYLKLANNADKQQSARIKQVFEKKNQKSAQTIQQLQRKLEHYHRKLREVEHNGIPRQPKDVLRDMHQGLKDVGAKVTGGLSSISQATHSAAGAVVSKPREFASLIRNKFGSADNISALKDSLDEQQGPDEPVTSTRTAGTRTPGPGQLQSSPKYGSEDDCSSATSGSAGANSTTGAPGGPPSSKGNTLEHGQSSGFDALLHEIQELKDNQNRLEESFENLKSHYQRDYTEIMQALQEERYRCERLEEQLNDLTELHQNEIHNLKQELASMEEKIAYQSNERARDIQEALEACQTRISKMELQQQQQQVVQLEGLENATARTLLGKLINVLLAVMAVLLVFVSTVANCVVPLMKTRSRTLSTLLLVVILAFLWRNWEAMSQYLDRFLLHPR is encoded by the exons ATGGACTGCAATGAAAGTGAACCGTCATTATtg CAAGACCGTTTGGAGGTGTCAGGTCCTGCCGTGTCTCCCAATGCTCTGTCAACCAGCTCAGACGGCGGTCAGTACGGTGTGGATTCGGTGGATGGAACTCCAGACCCTCAGCGCACCAAGCAGGCCATCGCTCAGCTACAGCAGAAGATCCTCAAACTCACAGAGCAGATCAAAATCGAACAAACGGCAAGAGACGACAATGTAGCTGAATACCTGAAGCTGGCCAACAATGCAGACAAACAGCAGAGCGCTCGCATCAAGCAAGTGTTCGAGAAGAAGAACCAGAAGTCTGCGCAGACCATCCAGCAGCTGCAGAGGAAGCTAGAGCATTACCACCGCAAGCTCAGAGAGGTGGAACACAATGGAATACCACGGCAGCCCAAAGATGTCCTGCGAGACATGCACCAGGGTTTAAAGGATGTTGGTGCCAAG GTAACCGGTGGCCTCTCTAGTATCTCTCAGGCAACGCACTCTGCTGCGGGAGCAGTCGTGTCTAAACCTCGTGAGTTTGCCTCTCTCATCCGCAACAAGTTTGGAAGTGCAGACAACATCTCTGCTCTAAAAGACTCTCTGGATGAACAACAAGGGCCTGATGAGCCTGTAACAAGTACACGGACAGCAGGCACAAGGACTCCAGGACCTGGGCAGCTGCAATCCAGCCCAAAATACGGCAGTGAGGATGATTGCTCCAGTGCTACGTCAGGGTCGGCAGGAGCAAATAGCACCACGGGGGCACCTGGGGGCCCTCCGAGCTCAAAGGGTAATACATTGGAGCATGGCCAGAGTTCAGGCTTTGATGCACTGCTGCATGAGATTCAGGAACTGAAGGACAACCAGAATCGACTAGAAGAATCCTTTGAAAACCTGAAGAGTCACTATCAGAGAGACTACACAGAAATCATGCAGGCCCTGCAAGAAGAGAGATACAG GTGTGAACGCCTAGAGGAGCAGTTGAATGATTTAACAGAACTGCATCAAAATGAGATTCACAACTTGAAGCAGGAGCTAGCCAGCATGGAGGAGAAAATTGCATACCAGTCTAATGAACGAGCCAGAGACATACAG GAGGCGCTAGAGGCCTGTCAGACGCGCATCTCTAAGATGGAGCTTcaacagcagcaacagcaaGTGGTTCAGTTGGAAGGTTTGGAAAATGCCACAGCACGCACTTTACTTGGCAAACTCATCAACGTGCTGCTGGCCGTCATGGCGGTGCTCCTAGTATTCGTCTCGACGGTCGCAAACTGTGTAGTTCCGCTGATGAAAACACGTAGCCGTACACTTTCCACATTGCTCCTTGTGGTAATCTTGGCTTTTCTGTGGCGGAATTGGGAAGCCATGTCGCAGTACCTGGACCGGTTTCTGCTGCACCCCAGATGA